The Thermoanaerobaculia bacterium genome contains a region encoding:
- a CDS encoding nitroreductase family protein has protein sequence MANVKTGFCAVLMFLFSLTVWGETTELKDIQLPAPQMEGGKPLMQVLKERHSTRNFSPEKLPLQVMSNLLWAAFGVNRPDTGKRTAPSARNWQEVEIFVFLEEGVYQYEAKPNILKYIKAGDIRKLAGVQDFVATAPMNLVYVADRSKMAGSKPEDQDLYSAADTGFICQNVYLYCASEGLRAVVRGSIDREALAKALNLSEDYRVILSQTVGYPQVESSKPNEHK, from the coding sequence ATGGCAAATGTGAAAACGGGGTTTTGCGCCGTGCTGATGTTCCTGTTCTCCCTGACAGTATGGGGTGAGACGACGGAGTTAAAGGATATCCAACTGCCCGCTCCGCAGATGGAGGGAGGAAAGCCGCTTATGCAGGTGCTCAAGGAACGGCACTCCACCAGGAACTTCAGTCCAGAGAAGCTTCCTCTCCAGGTCATGTCCAATCTTCTCTGGGCGGCATTTGGAGTGAATCGACCCGATACCGGGAAACGGACCGCTCCATCCGCCAGAAATTGGCAGGAAGTGGAAATTTTTGTCTTTCTAGAAGAAGGAGTTTATCAGTATGAAGCCAAACCCAACATTCTGAAATACATCAAAGCAGGGGATATTCGAAAACTGGCAGGCGTGCAGGATTTTGTTGCGACGGCTCCCATGAATCTTGTCTACGTGGCGGATCGGTCGAAAATGGCCGGTTCAAAGCCTGAAGATCAGGATCTCTACTCTGCCGCGGACACGGGCTTTATCTGCCAGAATGTATATTTGTACTGCGCATCGGAGGGATTGAGGGCCGTGGTGCGCGGTTCCATCGACCGGGAAGCTCTGGCAAAAGCTTTGAACCTGTCAGAGGATTATCGAGTCATTCTCTCCCAGACTGTGGGATATCCGCAGGTAGAATCTTCAAAACCCAATGAGCATAAATAG